TCCGACCGCTTTGTTGTGCCCGGCTTGCCGCTCACGGTTTGCCGCCCTGGGCGAGGGGACAAAAATCGAAATCAAAAATCGAAATCGAGTAACTTGTTAAATCATGAATTAGTCGCCCAGCCGTCCTCTAGGAGTACACTGTCCACCTCTCCCACATGGCTGTACCATGACTAGCAATGGCTTCTGTCTCTGACCTTTCAGTATTTCTATCTTGCAGGTTATCTGTAAATCTGATGCCCCCACAGGAGACGTTATGCTCGACGAAGCCTTAAAACACATAAAAGAAACCCCGACCCCAGAGACGGTGCAGAGCTGGATTGAACTTCTTAGCGGTAAGATTCTTTACGTCCTGAGTGACGTTGTATTTATAAGGGGATAAGCGAGATACAAAGTCCATTCACGAAGGCTCCAGCCGTGGCCAGATATCCGTGGCCCAGCAGCTCCAGTCTCACATCAGACTTTGTGCCCTGTGTGGGAATGTGATGGAGGGGGCTGGCTGCCAGGGTTAAACCAGAGCCAGCTCCCTCATCCATGGCTGCGGCAGATGGAGGGCTGAGCCCGAAATACAAACTCCTTCCTCACATCACTAAAAGTTAGAGGGAGAAAGTGTCCTGTCTGCATCAAACCCAATACAGAAGTGGGGCTGTCGGGACGGAGCTGATAATGTCCAGATATAAACTGCATGGTTAAAGGTAACCCGCCACATTGTACATGCACTGCAATCTGTGGACCTGCTTGGTATAGAGAAGGAGACGCCGAGCAGAATGATATCTGGGAAAGATTCAGTATAATTTGtattatgagtccagtgggcgctgTTACCAGTGATTGACGGcgatctctgcatgcacagtcattCAGGAAAGACAGTCACTGAATAAGACCGCCTGCTGAACTACATGATATGGACCTGTGATCTCAGCAGcatcagtaatgatgatatggtcctgtgatctccGCAGTCttagtaatgatgatatggtcctgtgatctcagtaatgatgatatggtcctgtgatctccGCAGTCttagtaatgatgatatggtcctgtgatctcagtAATGATGATGTGGTCCTGTGATCTCAGTAATGATGATGTGGTCCTGTGATCTCAGTAGCCTCAGTAATtatgatatggtcctgtgatctcagcagtctcagtaatgatgatatggtcctgtgatctcagcagtctcagtaatgatgatatggtcctgtgatctcagtaatgatgatatggtcctgtgatctcagcagtctcagtaatgatgatatgggcCTGTGATCTCAGCagcctcagtaatgatgatatggtcctgtgatctcagtaatgatgatatggtcctgtgatctcagtaatgatgatatggtcctgtgatctctgcagcctcagtaatgatgatgtggtcctgtgatctcagtaatgatgatatagTCCTGTGATATCCGCAGTCTTagtaatgatgatatggttctgtgatctcagcagtctcaCTAATGgtgatatggtcctgtgatctcagcagtctcagtaatgatgatatggtcctgtgatctcagtagcctcagtaatgatgatatggttctGTGATCTCTgcagtctcagtaatgatgatatggttctGTGATCTCTgcagtctcagtaatgatgatatggttctGTGATCTCTgcagtctcagtaatgatgatatggtcctgtgatctccGCAGTCttagtaatgatgatatggtcctgtgatctccGCAGTCTTAGTATTGATGATATGGTTCTGTGATCTCAGCagcctcagtaatgatgatatggtcctgtgatctcagcagtcttagtaatgatgatatggtcctgtgatctccGCAGTCTTAGTATTGATGATATGGTTCTGTGATCTCAGCagcctcagtaatgatgatatggtcctgtgatctcagcagtcttagtaatgatgatatggtcctgtgatctccGCAGTCTTAGTATTGATGATATGGTTctgtgatctcagcagtctcagtaatgatgatatggtcctgtgatctctgcagcctcagtaatgatgatgtggtcctgtgatctcagtaatgatgatatggtcctgtgatctctgcagcctcagtaatgatgatatggtcctgtgatctccGCAGTCTTagtaatgatgatatggttctgtgatctcagcagtctcagtaatgatgatatggtcctgtgatctctgcagcctcagtaatgatgatgtggtcctgtgatctcagtaatgatgatatggtcctgtgatctcagcagtctcagtaatgatgatatggtcctgtgatctccGCAGTCTTagtaatgatgatatggttctgtgatctcagcagtctcagtaatgatgatgtggtcctgtgatctcagcagtctcagtaatgatgatgtggtcctgtgatctcagtaatgatgatatagTCCAGTGATATCCGCAGTCTTagtaatgatgatatggttctgtgatctcagcagtctcaCTAATGgtgatatggtcctgtgatctctgcagcctcagtaatgatgatgtggtcctgtgatctcagtaatgatgatatggtcctgtgatctcagcagtctcagtaatgatgatatggtcctgtgatctccGCAGTCTTAGTAATGATGATAtggatgaaaatgtgtgcaaactgtaaagcgctgcgtaatatgttagcgctatataaaaataaagattattattattattattatatggtcctgtgatctcagcagcctcagtaatgatgatatggtcctgtgatctcagcagtcttagtaatgatgatatggtcctgtgatctcagcagtctcagtaatgatgatatggtcctgtgatctcagcagtctcagtaatgatgatatggtcctgtgatctcagcagtctcagtaatgatgatgtggtcctgtgatctcagtaatgatgatatggtcctgtgatctcagcagcctcagtaatgatgatatggtcctgtgatctcagcagcctcagtaatgatgatatggttctgtgatctcagcagtctcagtaatgatgatatggtcctgtgatctccGCAGTCttagtaatgatgatatggtcctgtgatctcagcagcctcagtaatgatgatatggtcctgtgatctcagcagtcttagtaatgatgatatggtcctgtgatctccgcagtctcagtaatgatgatatggtcctgtgatctcagcagtctcagtaatgatgatatggtcctgtgatctcagcagtctcagtaatgatgatatggtcctgtgatctcagcagtctcagtaatgatgatgtggtcctgtgatctcagtaatgatgatatggtcctgtgatctctgcagcctcagtaatgatgatgtggtcctgtgatctcagtaatgatgatatggtcctgtgatctcagcagcctcagtaatgatgatatggtcctgtgatctcagcagtctcagtaatgatgatatggtcctgtgatctcagcagtcttagtaatgatgatatggtcctgtgatTTCTGCAGTCttagtaatgatgatatggtcctgtgatctcagcagtctcagtaatgatgatatggttctGTGATCTCAGTAATGATGATCTGGTCCTGTGATCTCTGCAGCCTCAGTAATGATGATCTGGTCCTGTGATCTCTGCagcctcagtaatgatgatatggtcctgtgatctctgcagcctcagtaatgatgatgtggtcctgtgatctcagcagtctcagtaatgatgatatggtcctttgatctcagtaatgatgatatggtcctgtgatctcagcagtctcagtaatgatgatatggtactgtgatctcagtaatgatgatatggtcctgtgatctccGCAGTCttagtaatgatgatatggtcctgtgatctctgcagtctcagtaatgatgatatggtcctgtgatctctgcagtctcagtaatgatgatgTGGTCCTGTGATCTCTGCAGCCTCAGTAATGATGATGTGGtcctgtgatctcagcagtctcagtaatgatgatatggtcctttgatctcagtaatgatgatatggtcctgtgatctcagcagtctcagtaatgatgatatggtacTGTGATCTCAGTAGCCTCAGTAATGATGATGTGGTCCTGTgatctcagtaatgatgatatggtcctgtgatctcagcagtctcagtaatgatgatatggtcctgtgatctctgcagcctcagtaatgatgatgtggtcctgtgatctcagcagtctcagtaatgatgatatggtcctttgatctcagtaatgatgatatggtcctgtgatctcagcagtctcagtaatgatgatatggtcctgtgatctccgcagtctcagtaatgatgatatggtacTGTGATCTCAGTagcctcagtaatgatgatatggtcctgtgatctcagtaatgatgatatggtcctgtgatctcagcagcctcagtaatgatgatatggttctgtgatctcagtaatgatgatatggtcctgtgatctcagcagcctcagtaatgatgatatggttctGTGATCTCCGCAGTCTCAGTAATGATGCTGTGGtcctgtgatctcagcagtctcagtaatgatgatatggtcctgtgatctcagcagtctcagtaatgatggtatggtcctgtgatctccgcagtctcagtaatgatgatatggtcctttgatctcagtaatgatgatatggtcctttgatctcagtaatgatgatatggtcctgtgatctctgcagcctcagtaatgatgatatggtcctgtgatctcagcagtctcagtaatgatgtggtcctgtgatctcagtaatgatgatatggtcctgtgatctctGCAGCCTCAGTAATGATGTGGTCCTGTgatctcagtaatgatgatatggttctgtgatctcagcagtctcagtaatgatgatatggtcctttgatctcagtaatgatgatatggtcctgtgatctctgcagcctcagtaatgatgatatggtcctgtgatctcagcagtctcagtaatgatgatatggttcagtgatctcagcagtctcagtaatgatgatatggtcctgtgatctctGCAGCCTCAGTAATGATGTGGTCCTGTgatctcagtaatgatgatatggttcagtgatctcagcagtctcagtaatgatgatatggtcctttgatctcagtaatgatgatatggtcctgtgatctcagcagtctcggtaatgatgatatggtcctgtgatctcagcagtctcagtaatgatgatatggtcctgtgatctctGCAGCCTCAGTAATGATGTGGTCCTGTgatctcagtaatgatgatatggttctgtgatctcagcagtctcagtaatgatgatatggtcctttgatctcagtaatgatgatatggtcctgtgatctctgcagcctcagtaatgatgatatggtcctgtgatctcagcagtctcagtaatgatgatatggttcagtgatctcagcagtctcagtaatgatgatatggtcctgtgatctctGCAGCCTCAGTAATGATGTGGTCCTGTgatctcagtaatgatgatatggtcctgtgatctcagcagtctcggtaatgatgatatggtcctgtgatctcagcagtctcagtaatgatgatatggtcctgtgatctctGCAGCCTCAGTAATGATGTGGTCCTGTgatctcagtaatgatgatatggttctGTGATCTCTGCagcctcagtaatgatgatatggtcctgtgatctcagcagtctcagtaatgatgatatggtcctgtgatctcagcagtctcagtaatgatgatatggttcagtgatctcagcagtctcagtaatgatgatatggtcctgtgatctctGCAGCCTCAGTAATGATGTGGTCCTGTgatctcagtaatgatgatatggttcagtgatctcagcagtctcagtaatgatgatatggtcctgtgatctcgGCAGTCTTagtaatgatgatatggttctgtgatctcagcagtctcagtaatgatgatatggttcagtgatctcagtaatgatgatatggtcctgtgatctcagtaatgatgatatggtcctgtgatctcagcagtctcagtaatgatgatatggtcctgtgatctcagcagtcttagtaatgatgatatggttctGTGATCTCTgcagtctcagtaatgatgatatggtcctttgatctcagtaatgatgatatggtcctgtgatctcagcagtctcagtaatgatgatatggacctgtgatctcagcagtctcagtaatgatgatatggtcctttgatctcagtaatgatgatatggtcctgtgatctcagcagtctcagtaatgatgatatggacctgtgatctcagcagtctcagtaatgatgatatggtcctttgatctcagtaatgatgatatggtcctgtgatctctgcagtctcagtaatgatgatatggttctGTGATCTCAGTagcctcagtaatgatgatatggtcctgtgatctcagcagtctcagtaatgatgatatggacctgtgatctcagcagtctcagtaatgatgatatggtcctgtgatctcagcagtctcagtaatgatgatatggacctgtgatctcagcagtctcagtaatgatgatatggtcctttgatctcagtaatgatgatatggtcctgtgatctctgcagtctcagtaatgatgatatggttctgtgatctcagcagtctcagtaatgatgatatggtccttTGATCTCCGCAGTCTCGGTAATGATGATATGGTTctgtgatctcagcagtctcagtaatgatgatatggtcctgtgatctcagcagtctcagtaatgatgatgtggttctgtgatctcagcagtctcagtaatgatgatatggacctgtgatctcagcagtctcagtaatgatgatatggtccttTGATCTCAGTAATGATGATGTGGTCCTGTGATCTCTgcagtctcagtaatgatgatatggttctgtgatctcagcagtctcagtaatgatgatatggacctgtgatctcagcagtctcagtaatgatgatatggtcctgtgatctctgcagcctcagtaatgatgatatggttctgtgatctcagcagtctcagtaatgatgatatggtcctgtgatctcagcagtctcagtaatgatgatatggttctGTGATCTCTgcagtctcagtaatgatgatatggtcctgtgatctcagcagtctcagtaatgatgatatggtcctgtgatctcagcagtctcagtaatgatgatatggttctGTGATCTCTgcagtctcagtaatgatgatatggtcctgtgatctcagcagtctcagtaatgatgatgtggttctgtgatctcagcagtctcagtaatgatgatatggacctgtgatctcagcagtctcagtaatgatgatatggtccttTGATCTCAGTAATGATGATGTGGTCCTGTGATCTCTgcagtctcagtaatgatgatatggtcctgtgatctcagcagtctcagtaatgatgatatggttctgtgatctcagcagtctcagtaatgatgatatggacctgtgatctcagcagtctcagtaatgatgatatggtcctgtgatctctgcagcctcagtaatgatgatatggttctGTGATCTCTGCagcctcagtaatgatgatatggttctGTGATCTCTGCagcctcagtaatgatgatatggttctGTGATCTCAGTagcctcagtaatgatgatatggttctGTGATCTCAGTagcctcagtaatgatgatatggttctgtgatctcggcagtctcagtaatgatgatatgggcctgtgatctcagcagtctcagtaatgatgatgTGGTCCTGTGATCTCTGCagcctcagtaatgatgatatggttctGTGATCTCAGTagcctcagtaatgatgatatggttctgtgatctcggcagtctcagtaatgatgatatgggcCTGTGATCTCAGCAGtttcagtaatgatgatatggtcctgtgatctcggcagtttcattaatgatgatatggtcctgtgatctcagcagtctcagtaatgatgatatggtcctgtgatctcagcagtctcagtaatgatgatgtggttctgtgatctcagcagtctcagtaatgatgatatggtccttTGATCTCAGTAATGATGATGTGGTCCTGTGATCTCTgcagtctcagtaatgatgatgTGATCTCAGCAGCCTCAGTAATGATGATGTGATCTCAGCAGCCTCAGTAATGATGATGTGATCTCAGTagcctcagtaatgatgatatggtcctgtgatctcagtagcctcagtaatgatgatatggtcctgtgatctcagtagcctcagtaatgatgatatggtcctgtgatctcagtagcctcagtaatgatgatatggtcctgtgatctcagtagcctcagtaatgatgatatggtcctgtgatctcagtagcctcagtaatgatgatatggtcctgtgatctcagtaatgatgatatggtcctgtgatctctgcagtctcagtaatgatgatatggtcctgtgatctcagtagcctcagtaatgatgatatggtcctgtgatctcagcAGCCTCAATAATAATGATGTGGTCCTGTGATCTCAGCAGCCTCAGTAATGATGATGTGATCTCAGTAGCCTCAGTAATGATGATGTGGTCCTGTGATCTCAGTAATGATGATGTGGTCCTGTgatctcagtaatgatgatatggtcttGTGATCTCAGCAGTGAAGAAGTTAAATGCGTCAGCCGCCACAGCTTCGCTGCATGTGAGACATGCTGCACAGATTTGTGGTGAACCTTCTAAAATTAAGGACAGTCCACCTCACCCCAGTGCATATTTTGGCCTGGTAAAGCGAGCGCTGTGACCGCCTAGAAGTCCTATATTTCTATACTGTGTAGATAAGCTTAAGTGCTGACTGTCTTTTATTTGACCATTCTTGTTCCTTTCAGGCGAAACCTGGAACCCCCTGAAGCTCCATTTTCAGTTACGAAACGTCCGCGAACGTTTGGCCAAGAATCTGGTGGAGAAAGGCGTCCTGACAACCGAGAAACAAAACTTCCTGCTGTTCGACATGACCACGCACCCGCTCACCAACAACAACATCAAGCAGCGTCTCATCAAGAGAGTGCAAGAAGCCGTTCTGGACAAGTGGGTGAAGGACCCTCACCGCATGGACAAGCGTTTGCTGGCCCTCATCTACCTAGCCCACTCCTCAGACGTCATCGAGAACGCCTTCGCCCCGCTCCTAGACGACCAGTATGACTTGGCCATGAAGAGAGTCCGACAGCTGCTCGATCTAGATCCTGAAGTGGAGGCCATAAAGCCCAACGCTAGCGAAATCCTCTGGGCCGTCGTGGCCACCTTTACAAAGTAGAAACCGAAAACCAGTGGACGGGAGAGAGTTCATCCAGTCGCCTCGGCTTGACGTTTTCAGCCATTTTGCTTTTGACTCGCCTCACAAGGACGTTGACGCGTTTCTGTCCAGAGAGGACACTTCTTATTGCCATATTGGCATTCCAGTTCTCCTTACGTTTCTGCACCTCTCAGACGTGGTTCTGTTccgctccgctgggatctggatggAAGCACGCAGGGTTTGGgggatttattttatttcttttaccCCCACAATCATGGAGGTTTACCATCCTTTTGAAACGCGTTTCACAAAAAAGGCCTTTTGAGTCCCCTAAGCCTTGATCACTCTGTCCCATTTCTACATCGGTAacttcacaataaaaataaaataaaaaattattttttcatttttttttttttttttttttaaatcccttctTTTTAAGCTGCTGAATTTAACACTTGCTCTCCTCCTCCACCTTTCAATTAATTTACTAGAATCCTAGACTAAAGtagatttattttaattatttagcaTAGAAAAGTCCCATGgggttggtttgtttttttttggaagcCATTTTTGGGAGGATGGGAGGGGAACATTCCATGAAAGTGTAAATAGTTACAgttgtatagtaaaaaaaaaatgtacaaaaaacaaAGGCATCCCTTTTAGGTATTTTGGATGTACGCCCCATGTCCGGCCCGATCTCTTGCACATTTTAGGCTCTGATCTGCGGGTTTGCCATCACAAGCATACATGGAAATGTGAACTACATGTGTCATTATTGTTATTAATACTGGCATGTACCGATGGCGCCATTGTCCTGttacataaattttttattttttcttttgtgaccaattttattatttttggtgTGTTTGTTTTGTATTTAATGTCTTCAGTCTCCCCTACATGATCGCGTCCTGGCGTTATAATGCTGCATGCCCGTGTTCACAACTACAGGAGCTTCTCACGCGGAAGTAAAAACTTCCGAAAAttaattccttttttttaaattttaattatatattttttttatttctctaagTAATTGCGTGTATGTACAATTCTGCGGCTTTAGCACATTACTGTCCGAGCTCCATGTTGCCTGTCACATTTCTTCCATAGTTTGGCTCTGTACATAGAATATGTTGATGCTACGTCACCCCCTTCCCTGACCTGCGCCCGTGGGATCTGTACGTGTAGTCACAGGAGCAGCGAGTGATGACGGCTGCCGGTATCGGATTCCCTCTGTATACTAGCTTTTTATTATACAGTAAATAAACTATGAACTTTAAAGTGCCTGAAACTGCTGA
This region of Ranitomeya imitator isolate aRanImi1 chromosome 1, aRanImi1.pri, whole genome shotgun sequence genomic DNA includes:
- the GOLPH3 gene encoding Golgi phosphoprotein 3 yields the protein MTSVTQRNSGLVQRRTEASRSDRERAAEGQTEEREEQEDEERAGDKEARLTLMEEVLLLGLKDREGYTSFWNDCISAGLRGCMLIELAFRGRITLEVGGMRRKSLLARKVICKSDAPTGDVMLDEALKHIKETPTPETVQSWIELLSGETWNPLKLHFQLRNVRERLAKNLVEKGVLTTEKQNFLLFDMTTHPLTNNNIKQRLIKRVQEAVLDKWVKDPHRMDKRLLALIYLAHSSDVIENAFAPLLDDQYDLAMKRVRQLLDLDPEVEAIKPNASEILWAVVATFTK